A genome region from Staphylococcus capitis subsp. capitis includes the following:
- a CDS encoding GRP family sugar transporter: MQFLDFLIALLPALFWGSVVIINVFVGGGPYNQIRGTTLGTLIVGIGLLLTGNAAFDNLTVIIVGLISGALWAFGQGNQLKSVNLIGVSKTMPISTGMQLVGTTLFSAIFLGEWSTMVQVVMGLIAMVLLVVGIALTSLKAKNEGTSNNPEFKKAMGILLISTIGYVGYVVLGDIFGVSGTDALFFQSIGMAIGGFILSMNHQTSIKSTALNLIPGVVWGIGNLFMFYSQPKVGVATSFSLSQLLVIVSTLGGIFILGEKKDRRQMIGIWSGIVVIIIASIILGNLK, encoded by the coding sequence GTGCAATTTTTAGACTTTCTCATCGCACTATTACCAGCCCTGTTTTGGGGTAGTGTTGTAATTATAAATGTGTTTGTAGGTGGTGGACCCTACAATCAAATCCGTGGAACGACTTTAGGTACTCTAATTGTCGGTATCGGTTTACTACTAACTGGTAATGCTGCTTTTGATAATTTAACAGTTATTATTGTAGGTTTAATCTCTGGTGCGCTTTGGGCCTTTGGTCAAGGTAATCAGTTAAAATCTGTTAACTTAATAGGCGTTTCAAAGACGATGCCTATTTCTACAGGAATGCAACTTGTTGGTACTACTCTATTTAGTGCCATTTTCTTAGGAGAATGGAGCACCATGGTTCAAGTTGTAATGGGCCTCATCGCAATGGTTTTACTAGTGGTTGGTATTGCTCTAACATCACTTAAAGCTAAAAATGAAGGCACATCCAATAATCCAGAATTCAAAAAAGCAATGGGTATCTTGCTTATTTCAACTATTGGTTACGTAGGCTATGTTGTTCTTGGAGATATTTTCGGAGTCAGTGGTACTGATGCCCTATTCTTCCAATCAATCGGTATGGCCATCGGTGGATTTATTCTCTCTATGAATCATCAAACTTCTATTAAATCTACTGCATTGAATTTAATACCTGGTGTAGTATGGGGTATTGGTAACTTATTTATGTTCTACTCACAACCTAAAGTTGGTGTAGCCACAAGCTTCTCATTATCACAATTACTTGTTATCGTTTCTACTTTAGGTGGTATCTTTATTTTAGGTGAGAAAAAAGATCGTCGCCAAATGATTGGTATATGGTCAGGTATCGTTGTGATAATCATCGCATCAATTATTCTAGGTAACTTGAAATAA
- a CDS encoding DNA topoisomerase III, translated as MKSLILAEKPSVARDIAEALNIKQKKNGYIENEKYIVTWALGHLVTNATPEQYDVSYKEWKLEDLPIIPKHMKTIVIGKTSKQFKTVKSLIMDKKVNNIIIATDAGREGELVARLILDKVGNKKPIQRLWISSVTKKAIQNGFKHLKDGRAYHSLYQAALARSEADWIVGINATRALTTKYDAQLSLGRVQTPTIQLVQSRQEEINHFQPEKYYTLSIKVDGYNFQIDSNKRYKNKEDLEALAQQVKNQEGKILDIKTKHKKMYPQMLYNLTDLQQDAYRRFKMGPKDTLNTLQNLYERHKIVTYPRTDSNYLTNDMVDTIKERLQALLATEYKAHVRELMSQSFSPKMNIFNDGKVSDHHAIIPTEVRPSLDQLSQRELKIYTIIVQRFLETLMKPYEYENVVINFGIKDLIFTLKENIPKQLGFKALKEEELRQTSSHRFTKNLKFKVQKVNIHEHETKAPDYFNEGSLLKAMENPQNYINFSNKKYAQTLKQTGGIGTVATRADIIDKLFNMNALESRDGKIKVTSKGKQILELSPDQLTSPLLTAQWEEKLILIEQGKYNSQKFMNEMRDFTKQIVDKIKNSEQKYKHDNLTTTECPTCGKFMIKVKTKNGQMLVCQDPSCKTKKNVQRKTNARCPNCKKKMTLFGRGKEAVYRCVCGHSETQAQMNKRMKEKTNGKVSRKEMKKYMNNTEEIDNNPFKDALKNLKL; from the coding sequence ATGAAATCCTTAATATTAGCTGAAAAGCCTTCGGTAGCTCGAGATATAGCTGAGGCATTAAATATCAAGCAGAAAAAGAATGGATATATTGAGAATGAAAAGTATATCGTGACTTGGGCATTAGGCCATTTAGTCACAAATGCAACACCAGAACAATATGATGTTTCATATAAAGAATGGAAACTTGAGGATTTACCTATTATACCTAAACATATGAAGACTATTGTTATTGGTAAAACGAGTAAGCAATTTAAAACTGTAAAATCATTAATAATGGATAAAAAGGTGAACAACATCATTATAGCAACTGATGCGGGGCGAGAAGGGGAACTTGTCGCAAGGCTTATACTTGATAAAGTTGGCAACAAGAAACCAATTCAACGTTTATGGATTAGTTCGGTAACTAAGAAGGCCATTCAGAACGGTTTTAAACATTTAAAAGATGGACGTGCATATCATAGTCTTTATCAGGCAGCATTAGCGAGGAGTGAAGCGGATTGGATTGTAGGAATTAATGCCACACGTGCGCTGACAACAAAGTATGATGCACAATTATCACTAGGACGTGTTCAAACACCAACTATACAATTAGTGCAATCTAGACAGGAAGAAATCAATCATTTCCAACCTGAGAAGTACTATACATTATCAATTAAGGTAGATGGGTACAACTTTCAAATAGATTCAAATAAACGTTATAAAAATAAAGAAGATTTAGAAGCACTTGCACAACAAGTAAAAAACCAAGAAGGCAAAATATTAGATATAAAAACTAAGCATAAGAAAATGTACCCACAAATGTTATATAATTTAACGGATTTACAACAAGACGCGTATCGACGTTTTAAAATGGGACCGAAGGACACGTTAAATACATTACAAAACTTATATGAAAGACATAAAATTGTGACGTATCCACGTACTGACTCAAATTATTTAACGAATGATATGGTGGATACGATTAAGGAGCGTTTACAAGCCTTACTCGCTACTGAATATAAAGCCCATGTGCGAGAACTTATGAGTCAGTCTTTTTCACCTAAAATGAATATATTTAATGATGGAAAAGTATCAGATCACCATGCCATTATACCTACGGAAGTAAGACCATCACTTGATCAACTCAGTCAACGAGAATTAAAAATTTATACAATTATTGTTCAAAGATTTTTAGAAACTTTAATGAAACCTTACGAATATGAAAATGTTGTGATTAACTTTGGTATAAAAGATTTAATCTTTACATTGAAAGAAAACATTCCTAAACAATTAGGTTTTAAGGCACTTAAAGAAGAGGAATTACGTCAAACATCATCACATCGATTTACTAAAAATCTTAAGTTCAAAGTTCAAAAAGTGAATATTCATGAACATGAAACGAAAGCACCTGATTATTTTAATGAAGGTTCTCTATTAAAAGCGATGGAAAATCCACAAAATTATATTAATTTTAGTAATAAAAAGTATGCTCAAACTCTTAAACAAACTGGAGGAATAGGGACAGTTGCAACTCGTGCAGACATTATTGATAAGCTTTTTAATATGAATGCACTTGAATCAAGAGATGGTAAAATCAAAGTTACATCTAAAGGTAAACAAATTTTAGAGTTATCGCCTGATCAATTAACATCACCTCTTTTAACTGCTCAGTGGGAAGAAAAGTTGATTCTTATTGAACAAGGGAAATATAACTCTCAGAAATTCATGAACGAAATGAGAGACTTCACTAAACAAATTGTAGACAAAATTAAAAATAGTGAACAAAAATATAAACATGATAATTTAACTACGACCGAATGTCCTACATGTGGTAAGTTCATGATCAAAGTAAAAACTAAAAATGGTCAAATGCTTGTATGCCAAGATCCTTCTTGTAAAACTAAGAAAAATGTTCAACGTAAAACGAATGCGCGTTGTCCTAATTGTAAGAAGAAAATGACTTTATTTGGAAGAGGGAAAGAGGCAGTATACAGATGTGTTTGCGGTCATTCTGAAACACAAGCTCAAATGAATAAGCGTATGAAAGAGAAAACTAACGGTAAAGTTTCACGTAAAGAAATGAAGAAATATATGAATAATACAGAAGAGATAGATAATAATCCATTTAAAGACGCTTTAAAAAATTTAAAACTTTAA
- the rplW gene encoding 50S ribosomal protein L23: MEARDILKRPVITEKSSEAMAEDKYTFDVDTRVNKTQVKIAVEEIFDVKVESVNIMNYKPKKKRMGRYQGYTNKRRKAIVKLKEGSIDLFN, from the coding sequence ATGGAAGCAAGAGATATTCTTAAGCGCCCCGTAATCACTGAGAAATCTTCAGAAGCTATGGCAGAAGATAAATATACTTTCGACGTTGATACTCGTGTTAATAAAACACAAGTCAAAATTGCTGTAGAAGAAATCTTCGATGTAAAAGTTGAAAGTGTTAATATCATGAACTATAAACCTAAGAAAAAACGTATGGGCCGTTATCAAGGCTATACAAATAAAAGAAGAAAAGCGATTGTTAAATTAAAAGAAGGTTCAATCGACTTATTTAACTAA
- a CDS encoding NCS2 family permease: MKKYFQFDKHGTNYRNEILGGITTFLSMAYILAVNPQVLSLAGVKGVSSDMKMDQGAIFVATALAAFVGSLFMGLIAKYPIALAPGMGLNAFFAFTVVLTMGIPWKVGLTGVLFSGVFFAILTATGLREIIINAIPYQMKMAVSAGIGLFITFVGLQSSGIIIKNDSTLVTLGHLTKAPVLLAIFGIIITVILYAKKVPGSIFIGMIITAIVGMITGQIHTPSGIVGHIPSIKPTFGVAFESFKDPGQLFTVQFLIVILTFLFIDFFDTAGTLVAVATQAGIMKDNKLPRAGRALFSDSLATIVGAIFGTTTTTSYIESTSGVAVGARTGFASIVTGICFLLALFFSPLIEVVTSAVTTPALVVVGVLMASNFAEINWKRFEVAVPAFITIIMMPLSYSIATGIACGFIFYPLTMVITKRHKEVHPIMYVLMALFILYFVFVHK, from the coding sequence GTGAAAAAATACTTTCAGTTCGATAAGCATGGAACAAATTATAGAAATGAAATTTTAGGTGGTATCACGACGTTTTTATCTATGGCTTATATCCTTGCCGTAAATCCTCAAGTTTTAAGTTTGGCTGGGGTAAAAGGTGTTTCTAGCGATATGAAAATGGACCAAGGGGCAATTTTTGTTGCCACTGCATTAGCTGCTTTCGTTGGTTCTTTATTTATGGGACTTATCGCTAAATATCCAATAGCCTTAGCGCCAGGAATGGGATTAAATGCTTTCTTCGCATTTACTGTTGTGCTCACAATGGGAATTCCATGGAAAGTAGGTTTAACCGGCGTACTATTCTCTGGGGTGTTCTTTGCTATCTTAACTGCCACAGGATTAAGGGAAATCATTATTAATGCTATACCTTATCAGATGAAAATGGCTGTTTCAGCAGGTATAGGATTGTTTATCACCTTTGTAGGACTTCAAAGTTCTGGAATCATTATTAAAAATGATTCAACACTTGTTACACTTGGTCACTTAACTAAAGCGCCAGTATTATTAGCGATATTTGGAATTATAATTACTGTTATTTTATACGCTAAAAAAGTACCAGGTTCTATATTTATAGGGATGATTATTACAGCGATTGTAGGTATGATTACAGGTCAAATCCATACTCCATCAGGAATTGTAGGTCATATTCCTAGTATTAAACCAACTTTTGGTGTAGCGTTTGAATCATTTAAAGATCCTGGTCAATTATTCACAGTTCAATTTTTAATCGTCATTTTAACATTTTTATTCATTGACTTCTTTGATACGGCAGGTACACTTGTAGCTGTTGCAACACAAGCTGGTATCATGAAAGATAATAAATTACCTAGAGCAGGAAGAGCGCTTTTCTCAGATTCACTTGCTACGATTGTGGGAGCAATTTTTGGTACAACAACAACTACTTCATACATAGAATCTACATCAGGTGTAGCGGTAGGTGCCCGTACAGGTTTTGCTAGTATTGTAACTGGTATTTGTTTCTTACTTGCACTATTCTTTAGTCCACTTATCGAAGTGGTTACAAGTGCTGTGACTACACCTGCTTTAGTAGTTGTAGGTGTGTTAATGGCTTCTAACTTTGCTGAAATCAATTGGAAACGATTTGAAGTTGCGGTTCCTGCATTTATTACCATTATTATGATGCCTTTATCATATTCAATTGCTACAGGTATCGCGTGTGGATTTATTTTCTATCCACTTACAATGGTTATTACCAAAAGACATAAAGAAGTACATCCTATTATGTATGTACTCATGGCATTATTTATACTTTACTTTGTGTTTGTTCATAAATAA
- the rplD gene encoding 50S ribosomal protein L4, with the protein MANYDVLKVDGSKSGSVELSDSVFAIEPNNSVLFEAINLQRASLRQGTHAVKNRSAVRGGGRKPWRQKGTGRARQGTIRAPQWRGGGIVFGPTPRSYSYKMPKKMRRLALRSALSFKVQENGFTVVDSFGFDAPKTKEFKNVLSTLEQPKKVLVVTEDEDVNVELSARNIPGVQVSTAQGLNVLDITSADSVVITEAAAKKVEEVLG; encoded by the coding sequence ATGGCTAATTATGATGTTTTAAAAGTAGACGGATCTAAATCTGGTTCAGTTGAATTAAGCGATTCAGTATTCGCTATTGAACCTAATAATAGCGTTCTTTTCGAAGCTATTAACTTACAACGTGCGTCATTACGCCAAGGTACACACGCTGTTAAAAATCGTTCAGCTGTACGTGGTGGCGGACGTAAACCATGGAGACAAAAAGGAACAGGTCGTGCACGTCAAGGTACAATCCGTGCTCCACAATGGCGCGGTGGTGGTATCGTATTCGGACCAACTCCAAGAAGTTATTCATACAAAATGCCTAAGAAAATGCGTCGTTTAGCTTTACGTTCTGCATTATCTTTCAAAGTTCAAGAAAATGGATTTACAGTTGTTGATTCTTTCGGTTTTGACGCTCCAAAAACAAAAGAATTCAAAAATGTTTTATCTACTCTTGAACAACCAAAAAAAGTTTTAGTTGTTACTGAAGACGAAGATGTAAATGTTGAATTATCAGCACGTAACATCCCTGGAGTACAAGTTTCAACTGCACAAGGATTAAACGTTTTAGATATTACAAGCGCTGACAGTGTAGTAATCACTGAAGCTGCTGCTAAAAAAGTTGAGGAGGTGCTCGGATAA
- the rplC gene encoding 50S ribosomal protein L3 translates to MTKGILGRKIGMTQVFGENGELIPVTVVEASQNVVLQKKTEEVDGYNAIQVGFEDKQAYKKGSKSNKYANKPAEGHAKKADTAPKRFIREFRNVNVDEYEVGQEVSVDTFETGDIIDVTGVSKGKGFQGAIKRHGQARGPMGHGSHFHRAPGSVGMASDASRVFKGQKMPGRMGGNTVTVQNLEVVQVDTDNSVILVKGNVPGPKKGLVEITTSIKKGNK, encoded by the coding sequence ATGACCAAAGGAATCTTAGGAAGAAAAATCGGGATGACACAAGTTTTCGGTGAAAACGGTGAATTAATCCCAGTAACAGTAGTAGAAGCAAGCCAAAACGTTGTATTACAAAAGAAAACTGAAGAAGTTGACGGTTACAACGCAATCCAAGTTGGATTTGAAGACAAACAAGCATATAAAAAAGGTTCTAAATCTAATAAATATGCAAATAAGCCAGCTGAAGGTCACGCTAAAAAAGCTGACACAGCACCTAAGCGCTTCATTCGTGAATTCCGCAACGTTAACGTTGACGAATACGAAGTAGGTCAAGAAGTCTCAGTTGATACATTTGAAACTGGTGACATCATTGATGTTACAGGTGTTTCAAAAGGTAAAGGTTTCCAAGGTGCTATCAAACGTCATGGTCAAGCACGTGGACCAATGGGTCACGGTTCTCATTTCCACAGAGCACCAGGTTCTGTAGGTATGGCTTCAGACGCTTCAAGAGTATTTAAAGGACAAAAAATGCCAGGTCGCATGGGTGGAAACACTGTAACTGTTCAAAACTTAGAAGTCGTTCAAGTAGACACTGACAATAGCGTAATTTTAGTTAAAGGTAACGTACCTGGACCTAAAAAAGGCTTAGTAGAAATCACAACTTCAATTAAAAAAGGTAATAAATAA
- the rplB gene encoding 50S ribosomal protein L2, with protein MALKKYKPITNGRRNMTTLDFAEITKTTPEKSLLQPLPKRAGRNNQGKLTVRHHGGGHKRQYRVIDFKRNKDGITAKVDSIQYDPNRSANIALLVYADGEKRYIIAPKGLQVGQTVESGSEADIKVGNALPLQDIPVGTVIHNIELKPGKGGQLARSAGASSQVLGKEGKYVLIRLRSGEVRMILSTCRATIGQVGNLQHELVNVGKAGRSRWKGVRPTVRGSVMNPNDHPHGGGEGRAPIGRPSPMSPWGKPTLGKKTRRGKKSSDKLIVRGRKRK; from the coding sequence ATGGCTCTTAAAAAATATAAGCCAATAACAAATGGTCGTCGTAATATGACTACTTTGGATTTCGCAGAAATCACAAAGACAACACCTGAAAAGTCATTATTACAACCGCTACCGAAAAGAGCGGGACGTAACAACCAAGGTAAATTGACTGTTCGCCATCATGGTGGAGGACATAAACGTCAATACCGTGTTATCGATTTCAAACGTAATAAAGATGGAATCACTGCTAAAGTAGATTCAATTCAATATGATCCAAACCGTTCAGCAAACATTGCTTTATTAGTATATGCTGATGGTGAAAAACGCTATATCATCGCACCTAAAGGATTACAAGTAGGTCAAACTGTTGAAAGTGGTTCAGAAGCTGATATTAAAGTAGGTAATGCTTTACCACTACAAGACATTCCAGTTGGTACTGTAATTCATAACATTGAGTTAAAACCAGGAAAAGGTGGACAACTTGCTCGTTCAGCTGGTGCTAGCTCACAAGTATTAGGTAAAGAAGGTAAATATGTATTAATCAGATTAAGATCTGGTGAAGTACGTATGATCTTATCTACTTGCCGTGCTACTATCGGTCAAGTTGGTAACTTACAACATGAACTTGTTAACGTTGGTAAAGCTGGACGTTCTAGATGGAAAGGCGTTCGCCCAACAGTTCGTGGTTCTGTTATGAACCCTAACGATCACCCACACGGTGGTGGTGAAGGTCGTGCACCAATCGGTAGACCATCTCCAATGTCACCATGGGGTAAACCAACTCTTGGTAAGAAAACACGTCGTGGTAAAAAATCATCAGACAAACTTATCGTTCGTGGACGTAAGAGAAAATAA
- a CDS encoding GNAT family N-acetyltransferase: MNIVQLREPQKIKAFIDSSRYLSTSYLYKLPQEYEDFDTLLNEAITHPGVIAMTENNQIQALILAFSYDNHRYKIIGPFIAQDFTLTDNQFKLLFDKLIEQQPDESIFNFSFEEGAQEYKTYMKTIHASYNFTDYYLEAQKDLGDHFNNQNIIEYQKGFYRAFSKLHMMTFKHNAMTPDEIIESLDEHNRLFIFVSEGLLKGYLYLQVDTERNNAEIKYFSSHMDYRLKGIAFDLLEYALKYAFKHYTIHKVYFKIRNKNSKLVERFNELGFQINYEYKKYKFEPRHLHQDFSS; encoded by the coding sequence ATGAATATCGTTCAATTGCGTGAACCACAAAAAATAAAAGCTTTTATAGACTCATCTCGTTACTTATCAACATCTTATTTATATAAACTACCTCAAGAATATGAGGATTTTGACACATTATTAAATGAAGCTATTACTCATCCAGGCGTGATTGCAATGACTGAAAATAATCAAATTCAAGCGTTGATACTTGCTTTCTCATATGATAATCATCGGTACAAAATAATAGGACCATTTATTGCACAAGACTTTACTTTGACTGATAATCAATTCAAATTACTGTTTGATAAATTGATAGAACAACAACCGGATGAATCCATATTCAACTTTTCATTTGAAGAAGGTGCACAAGAATATAAAACCTATATGAAGACAATCCATGCTAGTTATAATTTTACTGATTATTATTTGGAAGCACAAAAAGACCTTGGAGATCATTTTAATAATCAAAATATCATCGAATATCAAAAAGGTTTCTATCGTGCATTTAGCAAATTACATATGATGACCTTTAAACATAACGCAATGACTCCGGATGAAATTATAGAATCACTAGATGAACATAATCGATTATTTATATTTGTAAGTGAAGGTCTATTGAAGGGGTATTTATACTTACAAGTCGATACTGAACGCAACAATGCCGAAATTAAGTACTTTAGTTCCCATATGGATTATCGACTCAAAGGGATTGCTTTTGACTTACTTGAGTATGCTTTGAAATACGCTTTCAAGCATTATACTATTCACAAAGTCTACTTTAAAATACGTAATAAAAATAGCAAATTGGTTGAACGTTTCAACGAGTTGGGCTTCCAAATTAACTATGAATATAAGAAATATAAATTTGAACCTAGACATTTGCACCAGGATTTCTCAAGTTGA
- the rpsJ gene encoding 30S ribosomal protein S10 — MAKQKIRIRLKAYDHRVIDQSAEKIVETAKRSGADVSGPIPLPTEKSVYTIIRAVHKYKDSREQFEQRTHKRLIDIVNPTPKTVDALMGLNLPSGVDIEIKL; from the coding sequence ATGGCAAAACAAAAAATCAGAATCAGATTAAAAGCTTATGATCATCGTGTGATTGATCAATCAGCAGAGAAAATTGTTGAAACTGCAAAACGTTCTGGTGCAGATGTTTCTGGACCAATTCCGTTACCAACTGAAAAATCAGTTTATACAATCATTCGTGCCGTGCATAAGTACAAAGATTCTCGTGAACAATTCGAACAACGTACTCACAAACGTTTAATCGATATTGTTAACCCAACACCTAAAACAGTTGATGCTCTTATGGGCTTAAACTTACCTTCAGGTGTAGACATCGAAATTAAATTATAA